Proteins from one Cryptomeria japonica chromosome 4, Sugi_1.0, whole genome shotgun sequence genomic window:
- the LOC131875391 gene encoding uncharacterized protein LOC131875391, with protein sequence MASSTPRATPRSGRQRDKAWKYGIAGSKKGEVTCTECTRWMTGGINRLKYHLAQIPGYGVEACPKSTPEIIREMKAILAENDMHKEERQKTREAIAAAMNPTLSTSGPIGHSRGRQSLSSFGDNEGEASGTPVRSDPNFFVPRNVPGAQPSLEGTGWNKEKHEQARIAASNFWFYNNLSFNAANNVYWESFVNACTVAGKGFKAPTGYDFSGPLLEKAVKNTEGVVDDQKRYWKRKGCNILSDGWTDGRNRTLLNFLVASNGAMVFIKSVDASNEIKNAETLCNLLDGVVREVGVENVVQIITDNAAAYVSAGRMLMQRHPSITWSPCAAHCLDLVLEDIGKIGWVKKVVEDAKSVTKFIYNHTWVLALMRKYTNGKDLVRPGVTRFASHFITLQSILSAIPHLKQMFVSDAWLGSAYSKRPEAEKIATIVFDDGFNKNGEELTAVTEPLVRVLRMVDGEGMPMGFIYEAMDRAKEAISHYYRGNARKCEIFWRIIDRRWTNQLHQPIHAFAYFLNPKFYFSDSFRADEEVMAGVITCIDKMTPDPELRDKVLDELEIYKSAEGRLFSSQLAIDRRGKQQPDLWWENYGAGTPNLQKIAIRVLSQPCSASGCERNWSVFESIHTKKRNRLSQKRLNDLVFVRYNLCLRVRQVEGVSHEAIDLDEIDPYGDWTMNEQNDGDDVLLTEEEIAEIERGAAQDAEGARLDEDEDEDEDDDEDYDFEEDSSHHLDTTTPTATTSSSRPEKLSYIRKNTKRKM encoded by the exons atggcaagttcaactccaagggcaaccccaaggtcaggaagacaaagagataaagcttggaaatatgggattgcaggaagcaaaaagggggaggtcacttgcaccgaatgcacaagatggatgactggtggaatcaatagattaaaataccaccttgcacaaatacctggatatggtgtggaggcatgccccaaatcaactcctgaaattattagagagatgaaggccattcttgctgagaatgatatgcataaggaagaaaggcaaaaaacaagagaagccatagcagctgcaatgaatcccacattgtccacttcgggtcccattggtcatagtcggggtcgtcagtcactttcatcttttggtgacaatgagggtgaggctagtggcactcctgttagatcagaccctaatttttttgtaccacgcaatgttccaggtgcacaaccttcacttgaaggtacaggatggaataaagagaagcatgaacaagcacggatagcagcttcaaacttttggttttacaataatctatctttcaatgcagcaaacaatgtgtattgggaaagttttgttaatgcatgtacagtggcgggtaaggggtttaaggccccaacaggttatgacttcagtgggccattgctagagaaagctgtgaaaaatacagaaggtgtggttgatgatcagaaaaggtattggaagagaaaaggatgcaacattttatctgatggatggacagatggacggaataggactcttctcaacttcttggtggcttcaaatggtgcaatggtattcataaagtctgttgatgcctcaaatgaaataaaaaatgcagagactttgtgtaatctgttggatggtgtggttcgggaagttggagttgagaatgttgtccaaattatcacggacaacgcagctgcatatgtatctgcaggtagaatgcttatgcaaaggcatccttcgattacatggagtccttgtgctgcacattgcttggacttggtgctagaggacattgggaagattggatgggtgaagaaggtggttgaagatgcaaaaagtgtcaccaaattcatctacaaccatacttgggtgcttgctttgatgagaaaatacacaaatggcaaggaccttgtgcgacctggagtgacacgatttgctagccacttcatcactttgcagagcattcttagtgccattcctcatcttaagcagatgtttgtgtcagatgcttggttggggtctgcatactccaaaagacctgaagcagagaagattgCGACCATTGTTTTTGATGATGGGTTCAATAAAAAtggagaggagttgactgcg gtgacagaacctttggtgagggttcttcgtatggtggatggagagggcatgccaatgggtttcatttatgaggccatggatagggccaaagaggccatttcacattactatcgtggaaatgcaagaaaatgtgaaatcttttggcgcatcattgatcgtaggtggacaaaccaactccaccaaccgatacatgccttcgcctactttttgaacccgaaattctacttctctgattcatttagggctgatgaggaggtcatggcaggtgttattacatgcattgataagatgacacctgatcctgagttgagagacaaggttcttgatgagttggag atctacaaaagtgcagaggggagactcttctcatcacaactagcaattgataggagaggaaaacaacaaccag atttatggtgggagaattatggtgccggcacgcctaatcttcaaaagatagctatccgtgttttgtctcagccatgcagtgcttctgggtgtgaacgaaattggagtgtctttgaaagcattcacacaaagaagagaaatagattgtcacaaaagcggctcaatgatctagtatttgttcggtacaacctttgccttcgagttagacaggtggagggtgtttcacatgaggccattgacttggatgaaattgatccatatggtgattggaccatgaatgaacaaaatgatggtgatgatgtcctccttaccgaagaagaaattgcagaaatagagagaggagcagcacaagatgcagaaggagcaagattggatgaagatgaggacgaagatgaggatgatgatgaggactatGACTTTGAAGAAGactcatctcaccatttagataccacaacacccactgctactacttctagctcaaggcctgaaaaattgagctatattaggaaaaatacaaagaggaagatgtag